The following proteins are encoded in a genomic region of Acidobacteriota bacterium:
- the bamD gene encoding outer membrane protein assembly factor BamD, which yields MTCPRTKASKDRSQTTKKDPAKYGPAKLKDDAIGYLSTIIEKYPESKFKNDAEKTLTVLKK from the coding sequence ATTACCTGTCCGAGAACAAAGGCAAGCAAAGATCGATCTCAAACGACCAAAAAAGACCCCGCCAAATACGGGCCCGCGAAACTAAAGGACGACGCGATCGGCTATCTCTCGACGATCATCGAGAAATACCCCGAGAGCAAGTTCAAGAATGACGCGGAGAAAACGCTCACGGTTCTCAAGAAATAA